A DNA window from Porphyromonadaceae bacterium W3.11 contains the following coding sequences:
- a CDS encoding carbon-nitrogen hydrolase, whose product MKIGLIQQHNTAAIEDNMKRLAAGIAECAKQGAELVVLQEIHNGLYFCQVEDVNIFDQAETIPGLSTDFYGALAKEHQVVVVLSLFEKRATGLYHNTSVVLEKDGTIAGKYRKMHIPDDPAYYEKFYFTPGDLGFHPIDTSLGRLGVLVCWDQWYPEAARLMALAGADILIYPTAIGYESSDEEDEQRRQREAWTTIQRGHAVANGLPVVSVNRVGYEPDPSGMTKGITFWGQSFIAGPQGEIIEMLPTDEEAIRVVDVDLKRSERVRRWWPFLRDRRIDAYDEITKRFRD is encoded by the coding sequence ATGAAGATAGGACTAATACAGCAGCATAACACCGCTGCTATCGAAGATAATATGAAGCGCCTAGCGGCGGGAATTGCTGAGTGTGCCAAGCAGGGAGCAGAACTGGTAGTACTTCAGGAGATTCATAATGGGCTCTACTTCTGCCAAGTTGAGGATGTAAATATTTTTGACCAAGCGGAGACCATTCCTGGATTAAGTACAGATTTTTATGGGGCTTTAGCGAAGGAGCATCAGGTCGTGGTGGTCTTGTCGCTTTTTGAAAAAAGAGCTACAGGACTCTATCACAATACCAGTGTGGTGCTGGAGAAAGATGGAACAATCGCAGGGAAATATCGTAAGATGCATATCCCAGACGACCCAGCATATTACGAAAAGTTCTATTTCACACCAGGCGACTTGGGTTTCCATCCCATTGATACTTCTCTTGGTCGTTTGGGAGTGCTGGTATGTTGGGACCAATGGTATCCTGAAGCCGCAAGGCTGATGGCCTTGGCTGGAGCAGATATATTGATTTATCCCACAGCTATTGGCTACGAGTCCAGTGATGAGGAAGATGAACAAAGACGCCAGAGGGAGGCGTGGACTACTATCCAACGAGGACATGCTGTAGCAAATGGGTTACCAGTAGTTTCAGTGAATAGGGTAGGTTACGAACCAGACCCTTCAGGTATGACGAAGGGTATCACCTTTTGGGGACAGAGCTTTATCGCAGGACCACAGGGAGAGATTATAGAAATGCTCCCTACTGACGAAGAAGCGATAAGAGTCGTGGATGTTGACCTTAAGCGTAGCGAGAGGGTACGAAGATGGTGGCCATTCCTTCGTGATCGTAGGATTGACGCCTATGATGAAATAACAAAACGATTTAGAGACTAG
- a CDS encoding agmatine deiminase family protein — protein MGKYYFGEAVIPEWAEQDAVILAWPNDRMDWVDYLEMVHACYLEIISAILEHTHVVLLVDREDDLPVGFMHRWTEKPHSVILINDFLLNDTWMRDVMPLFGMLEESKVARDFGFNGWGLKFPANHDNTAVRRLFKERTLFHTGEQDNDSVVLLPKQDYILEGGAIESDGRGTLMTTDSVICEANRNVLSENRNYQIERLKEAFAIHNIYSLGVQAMRGDDTDGHIDTLARFIDEHTIVYNYTEDKDDVHYDLMQVLQKEVQAMLDIDSKPYECVPLPIPSPIFDEDGMQLPATYANFLITNGAILVPIYQDPMDQVALKVIQDLKPEYKVVGIDCRALILQHGSLHCITMQVPKGFLNPKYL, from the coding sequence ATGGGAAAATATTATTTTGGCGAAGCTGTCATCCCTGAGTGGGCAGAACAAGATGCGGTAATTTTGGCGTGGCCTAATGATCGAATGGATTGGGTAGATTATCTTGAGATGGTTCATGCTTGTTATCTAGAGATCATCAGTGCTATCCTCGAGCATACACATGTGGTGTTGCTGGTTGATAGAGAGGATGATTTGCCTGTTGGTTTCATGCACAGATGGACTGAAAAGCCTCATAGTGTGATACTTATCAATGATTTTCTGCTCAATGACACCTGGATGAGAGATGTAATGCCTCTCTTTGGAATGCTTGAGGAGAGTAAAGTAGCCCGAGATTTTGGCTTCAACGGATGGGGGCTAAAGTTCCCTGCCAATCATGACAATACAGCAGTTCGACGGTTATTTAAGGAACGTACACTTTTCCATACTGGAGAGCAGGATAATGACAGCGTCGTCCTCTTACCCAAGCAAGACTATATATTAGAGGGGGGTGCTATCGAATCTGATGGTAGAGGGACACTTATGACGACTGACTCTGTTATTTGCGAAGCCAATAGAAATGTACTTTCTGAAAATCGTAACTATCAGATAGAGAGATTGAAAGAGGCGTTCGCTATTCACAATATATACAGCCTAGGCGTGCAAGCGATGCGAGGTGATGATACGGACGGACACATTGATACTCTGGCTCGTTTTATTGATGAGCACACCATCGTATATAACTATACAGAAGACAAGGACGATGTACACTATGACCTCATGCAGGTACTCCAGAAGGAGGTACAAGCTATGCTGGACATAGATAGCAAGCCGTATGAATGTGTTCCACTCCCCATCCCCTCGCCTATATTTGATGAAGATGGGATGCAACTTCCTGCGACATACGCCAACTTTTTAATTACGAATGGTGCTATTCTGGTCCCTATATATCAGGATCCTATGGATCAGGTAGCACTAAAAGTCATACAGGATTTGAAACCTGAATATAAGGTGGTGGGTATTGACTGCCGTGCCTTGATTCTTCAGCATGGTTCTTTACATTGCATTACCATGCAGGTACCTAAAGGTTTTCTTAACCCAAAATATTTATAA
- a CDS encoding SIMPL domain-containing protein (The SIMPL domain is named for its presence in mouse protein SIMPL (signalling molecule that associates with mouse pelle-like kinase). Bacterial member BP26, from Brucella, was shown to assemble into a channel-like structure, while YggE from E. coli has been associated with resistance to oxidative stress.): MNQDKRKLIGLILIIATILIAIGLGSYTVLHRNDHPKTISVKGSAEQEIVSDLIVWNITILTNSPTPLQGLREVERQRETVKRFLSRQEIPNESIEVGPVEYNERTNGYYDNQQQRYIEVHQGYDVQQTLTISSHDVDKVELVSRNVGDLIELDVTARSNSPRYYYTKLADLKLEMLAKAAEDARNRAKKIAKESNSSLGGLRKSNMGVFQILGKNSEEDYSWGGTFNTSSKVKVINITVSSDFLVH, from the coding sequence ATGAATCAAGATAAAAGAAAACTAATAGGACTCATCCTAATCATTGCTACCATCCTAATAGCTATAGGACTTGGTAGCTATACAGTACTCCATAGAAATGACCATCCAAAGACAATTTCGGTGAAAGGTAGTGCCGAACAAGAGATTGTCAGCGACCTTATAGTATGGAACATCACGATACTCACTAATAGTCCTACACCTCTACAGGGTCTTCGCGAAGTGGAACGTCAGCGAGAGACCGTGAAGCGTTTCCTCTCTCGTCAAGAGATACCAAATGAATCTATAGAGGTAGGCCCAGTAGAGTATAATGAGCGTACTAATGGATATTATGACAATCAACAGCAGAGATACATCGAAGTTCATCAAGGGTATGATGTTCAGCAAACACTAACCATATCCAGCCATGATGTGGATAAGGTAGAATTGGTCTCTAGAAACGTTGGTGATCTAATAGAACTAGACGTAACTGCTAGAAGCAATTCTCCTCGCTACTATTACACCAAACTGGCGGACTTAAAATTAGAGATGCTAGCCAAGGCTGCTGAAGATGCTCGTAATAGAGCAAAGAAGATAGCAAAAGAGAGCAATAGCTCATTAGGAGGCCTCCGTAAATCTAACATGGGTGTATTTCAGATCCTTGGAAAGAATTCCGAGGAGGATTACTCGTGGGGAGGAACATTCAATACCTCTAGCAAAGTAAAGGTTATTAACATCACTGTGAGTTCGGATTTTTTAGTCCACTAA
- the ligA gene encoding NAD-dependent DNA ligase LigA, whose amino-acid sequence MELFQKDYDRIDQLRQLLVQYEYEYYVLNDPSISDQDFDRLMKELEELEEQYPDKVTPDSPTQRVGSEFVKNVQTTGTTHRHKYPMLSLANSYSWEETLDFYRRVRSILDKEVDLVAELKFDGTSISVIYKRGLLYQALTRGDGTFGEDVTEAIRAIRSIPLRLKGKHLPEYIEVRGEILLPWSEFQRINKEREEDDLPPFANPRNAVAGTIKTKENVSAIVTNRRPTAYFYYLLSEDEEWLPELHSDRLDLMRNMGLKVDGHSKVCHTLEELKSFLDHWDIHRHELDIATDGVVVKVNDYNYYKELGTTAKSPRWAMAYKFDAESAITRLLSVSFQVARTGVMTPVANLEPVQLSGTTVSRASLHNADIIAELDLHVGDLVSVEKGGEIIPKITAVRYDLRDEQTGEAVAMPTHCPDCGTALIKQDDQAGTFCPNEWGCPAQIEGKIEHFCGRKAMDINIGPRTISLLHRLLGVKNCADLYDLTEEQLLRLPSFKEQKARNLVKSIESSVEVPFDRVLFALGIKLVGSTVAAQLADAYGSIDALSKASLQDLQDIDAIGPMIASSIREFFSDERNQVIIDRLKAKGVKMEMEATESHSASSNTLEGMSIVISGVFQSISREELKTLIEQHGGRAISSISGKTSLLVAGEKMGPSKREKAEKLGIEIITEEEFFNRYPNLR is encoded by the coding sequence ATGGAGCTTTTCCAGAAAGATTATGATAGGATTGATCAGCTGCGTCAGTTGCTGGTACAATATGAATACGAGTATTATGTCCTTAATGACCCCTCCATAAGCGATCAAGATTTTGATAGGCTGATGAAGGAGTTGGAAGAGCTAGAAGAGCAGTACCCCGACAAGGTCACGCCAGACTCGCCCACACAGAGGGTAGGAAGTGAGTTTGTCAAAAATGTCCAAACTACAGGAACAACGCACAGGCATAAATACCCGATGCTATCCCTCGCCAATAGTTATTCTTGGGAAGAAACCTTGGACTTCTATCGTAGAGTGCGAAGCATATTAGATAAGGAGGTGGATCTCGTCGCAGAACTGAAGTTTGACGGCACCTCTATTTCTGTCATCTACAAGAGAGGTCTCCTCTATCAAGCATTAACCAGAGGTGATGGTACCTTTGGAGAAGATGTTACGGAAGCCATTCGGGCGATAAGATCTATTCCTCTCAGACTGAAAGGGAAGCATCTCCCCGAATATATTGAAGTGAGAGGCGAGATCTTGCTTCCATGGAGTGAGTTTCAGCGCATTAATAAGGAACGAGAGGAGGATGACTTACCTCCTTTTGCTAACCCCAGAAATGCAGTCGCTGGAACCATTAAAACGAAGGAGAACGTCTCAGCTATTGTCACAAATCGACGTCCGACAGCTTACTTTTATTACCTCCTTAGTGAGGATGAAGAGTGGCTTCCTGAGCTGCATAGTGATAGGTTAGACCTCATGCGTAACATGGGACTAAAAGTGGATGGTCACTCTAAAGTGTGTCATACGTTAGAGGAGCTTAAATCTTTTTTAGACCATTGGGACATTCATCGACATGAGCTTGATATTGCCACAGATGGGGTCGTCGTCAAGGTCAATGATTATAATTATTATAAAGAATTAGGGACTACGGCTAAGTCACCACGCTGGGCTATGGCTTATAAGTTTGATGCCGAATCAGCCATCACTAGATTGCTGAGTGTCAGCTTTCAGGTGGCCCGTACAGGTGTGATGACTCCCGTTGCGAATTTAGAGCCTGTACAGCTATCAGGCACGACGGTGTCTAGGGCTTCTCTGCATAATGCCGATATCATCGCCGAGCTAGATCTCCATGTAGGGGATCTCGTCAGTGTCGAGAAGGGAGGAGAGATCATACCGAAGATAACGGCAGTTAGATATGACCTAAGGGATGAGCAGACGGGAGAGGCTGTTGCTATGCCTACCCATTGCCCAGATTGTGGGACTGCTCTGATAAAGCAGGATGATCAAGCGGGTACTTTTTGTCCAAATGAATGGGGCTGTCCTGCACAGATTGAGGGGAAGATCGAGCATTTTTGTGGTCGTAAGGCAATGGATATAAACATCGGTCCCCGCACTATATCTCTGCTCCATAGGTTACTCGGCGTTAAAAACTGTGCTGACTTGTATGACCTGACCGAGGAGCAGCTCCTTCGGCTACCCTCTTTTAAAGAACAAAAAGCTAGAAACTTGGTTAAAAGCATTGAGAGCTCGGTAGAGGTTCCCTTTGACCGTGTCCTGTTTGCGTTAGGTATAAAACTCGTTGGGAGCACGGTGGCAGCACAGCTAGCGGATGCTTACGGTTCGATCGATGCCTTATCTAAGGCTTCTCTTCAAGACCTACAGGATATTGACGCGATAGGTCCAATGATCGCTAGTAGCATAAGAGAGTTTTTCTCAGACGAACGAAACCAAGTGATTATAGATCGTCTAAAGGCTAAGGGCGTTAAGATGGAGATGGAAGCCACAGAGTCGCATTCGGCATCTAGCAACACTCTCGAGGGTATGAGCATTGTCATCAGTGGAGTCTTTCAAAGTATTTCGAGGGAAGAGCTTAAGACCTTGATCGAGCAGCATGGGGGACGAGCCATCTCTAGCATCTCAGGTAAGACCTCGCTATTGGTGGCTGGCGAAAAAATGGGACCTAGTAAACGGGAAAAAGCGGAAAAGTTAGGGATAGAGATTATCACAGAAGAGGAGTTCTTCAACAGATATCCCAACTTACGATAA
- the dnaE gene encoding DNA polymerase III subunit alpha: MQPFVHLHVHSYYSVLDGQSSIEGLIKTAMADGMPGLALTDHGAMFGIKNFTDAPGKMKGKKLKALEKELAKASEAEKPALEAEKKKWEEWKFKTIIGCECYVAARGRLKKETTQDRSGYHLIVLAKNLKGYKNLIKMVSQSYKDGMYYRPRIDKELLEKYHEGLIVLSACLGGEVPQLIMKGQREQAKQTILWHKELFGEDYYLELQRHKTDKPRGNTETYLHQVEVNKVILELAKETGVKVVATNDVHFVREEDGEAHDRLICVSTNKNFDDPNRMTYTKQEWLKSTAEMNELFSDIPEALSNTIEILDKVEEYSIENPPLMPNFPIPEGFTDADEYLKHLSYEGAKKRFDGELSEEVTTRLDYELDTIKKMGFPGYFLIVQDFIGMARKLGVAVGPGRGSAAGSLVSYCLGITDLDPLKYDLLFERFLNPDRISLPDIDIDFDDDGRQDILRWVTEHYGADNVAHIVTYGTMASKSAIKDVGRVLGLPLNETNMLTKLIPDKLPEGGKVNIKNALEQIPELRDIYYGNDPLKHDVLEYAKQLEGTVRNTGVHACGIIIGRSAIDDVVPTWVTRDSDSGEDILVTQYEGSVIESTGLIKMDFLGLKTLSIIRATLNNIKKRHGIDLDINSVPLDDPKTYQLFCEGKTSAVFQFESPGMQKSLIQLQPSKFEDLIAMVALYRPGPMDNIPSFIARKHGKEPIHYDLDVMEEYLKETYGITVYQEQVMLLSRKIANFTRGESDSLRKAMGKKLIEQMNALKDKFMAGGQSNGHPEEMLEKIWNDWVKFASYAFNKSHAACYAWVAYQTAYLKANYTAEFMAGVMSRNVNNITEITKYIDESKKMGIQVYNPDVNESEYYFSVNDQGDIRFGLGAIKGFSKTAANGIVEEREKNGPFMDIYDFFERTDSRIATKKVCEALVLSGGFDSFDSFKREDFFATSEHKDETFLDRLIRFAQRSQAEKAQAQNSLFGVEEFQAMAKPTLDVKGEPWSDIERLNKEKELLGFYLTASPLDPYGIALKYKCNMRCSDLSGNMMEFAGKEVTFGGIVTGYREMTTRKGHPAGFIKIQDYNGEGELALFGEQFPKFSHYGKEGLFLYVTADAEMGYSRDRVYLKIRSISLLNEMHETLTKELRITLPEWSVTEEFYNEIVPDLLELPPGKVDIIFTIYDPKSRVHLNMDSARLQNVSIPIRLLEKLSIFEENGVKFEIQ; encoded by the coding sequence ATGCAACCATTTGTACACTTACATGTCCATTCCTACTATTCAGTATTGGATGGACAATCATCAATTGAAGGCTTGATAAAAACAGCGATGGCTGATGGGATGCCTGGACTAGCATTAACAGACCATGGTGCGATGTTTGGGATCAAGAACTTTACTGATGCTCCAGGAAAAATGAAAGGTAAGAAGCTGAAGGCTCTTGAGAAGGAACTGGCCAAAGCTTCTGAGGCTGAAAAGCCAGCACTAGAGGCGGAGAAGAAGAAGTGGGAAGAATGGAAGTTCAAGACAATCATAGGCTGTGAGTGCTATGTAGCCGCCAGAGGACGCCTCAAAAAAGAGACCACTCAAGATAGAAGTGGTTATCATCTCATCGTGCTAGCAAAAAACCTTAAGGGGTATAAAAACCTTATTAAGATGGTCAGCCAATCGTATAAGGATGGGATGTATTATCGCCCTAGGATAGACAAGGAACTCTTAGAGAAGTATCACGAAGGCTTAATAGTACTTAGTGCTTGCCTTGGAGGTGAAGTTCCTCAGCTTATCATGAAAGGGCAGAGGGAGCAAGCTAAGCAAACGATCCTTTGGCATAAGGAACTCTTCGGAGAGGATTACTATCTGGAACTCCAGCGTCATAAGACTGATAAACCAAGGGGGAATACGGAAACTTACTTGCATCAGGTTGAGGTCAATAAGGTCATCTTAGAATTGGCAAAAGAGACGGGGGTGAAAGTGGTCGCTACAAATGACGTCCATTTCGTTCGGGAGGAAGATGGTGAGGCTCATGATAGGCTTATTTGCGTCAGCACCAATAAAAACTTCGATGATCCCAATCGGATGACCTACACAAAGCAGGAGTGGTTGAAGAGTACAGCAGAGATGAATGAACTCTTTAGTGATATTCCTGAAGCGTTATCAAATACGATAGAAATTTTAGACAAAGTAGAGGAGTATTCGATAGAGAACCCGCCTCTAATGCCTAACTTCCCAATCCCAGAGGGCTTTACTGATGCAGATGAATACCTAAAACACCTTTCGTATGAGGGGGCAAAGAAGCGATTCGACGGGGAGTTAAGCGAGGAGGTAACAACACGCTTAGACTACGAGCTTGATACCATCAAGAAAATGGGTTTCCCGGGTTATTTTCTGATCGTTCAGGATTTTATAGGCATGGCAAGAAAGCTAGGCGTGGCAGTCGGTCCAGGACGTGGATCTGCAGCAGGATCATTAGTATCTTACTGCCTGGGGATCACAGACCTAGACCCTCTGAAATATGACCTCCTCTTCGAGCGTTTTCTTAATCCTGACCGTATCTCCCTACCCGATATTGATATCGACTTCGATGATGATGGTCGTCAGGATATATTACGTTGGGTGACCGAACATTATGGAGCTGACAACGTGGCACACATTGTGACCTATGGAACAATGGCTTCAAAGAGTGCCATCAAGGATGTTGGTAGGGTCTTAGGCCTTCCTCTCAATGAAACCAATATGCTAACGAAGCTCATCCCTGACAAACTGCCTGAGGGTGGCAAGGTTAATATCAAAAATGCCCTAGAGCAGATTCCTGAGCTGAGAGATATATACTATGGTAATGACCCACTCAAACATGATGTCCTAGAGTATGCGAAACAGCTAGAAGGGACCGTGAGGAATACAGGCGTACATGCGTGTGGTATCATTATCGGAAGGAGTGCGATAGACGACGTAGTACCGACATGGGTCACAAGGGATAGTGATAGTGGAGAGGATATCCTAGTGACTCAATACGAGGGCAGTGTGATAGAATCTACAGGGCTGATCAAGATGGACTTCCTTGGACTCAAGACGCTCTCTATTATCCGAGCTACGTTGAATAACATAAAGAAACGCCACGGGATAGACCTTGATATCAATTCTGTGCCCTTGGATGATCCTAAAACTTATCAACTATTCTGCGAGGGTAAGACTAGTGCAGTATTCCAGTTTGAATCTCCAGGAATGCAGAAGTCACTAATCCAGTTACAGCCAAGTAAGTTCGAAGACCTAATCGCTATGGTTGCTCTTTACCGCCCAGGACCAATGGATAACATTCCTTCATTCATTGCCCGTAAGCATGGTAAGGAGCCAATCCACTATGACTTGGATGTAATGGAGGAGTACCTCAAAGAGACCTACGGTATCACGGTGTATCAAGAGCAGGTGATGCTCTTATCCCGTAAGATTGCCAACTTTACTCGCGGGGAATCTGACTCTCTCCGTAAAGCCATGGGAAAAAAACTGATAGAGCAGATGAATGCTCTTAAGGATAAATTCATGGCTGGTGGTCAGTCAAATGGTCACCCTGAGGAGATGCTAGAGAAAATATGGAACGACTGGGTCAAGTTTGCTTCATACGCTTTCAACAAGAGTCACGCAGCTTGTTATGCTTGGGTAGCCTATCAAACAGCTTATCTTAAAGCCAATTACACGGCTGAATTCATGGCTGGTGTAATGAGCCGAAATGTCAATAACATTACTGAGATCACGAAATATATTGATGAAAGTAAGAAGATGGGCATCCAGGTTTATAATCCAGATGTTAATGAGTCGGAGTATTACTTCTCAGTTAATGATCAGGGGGATATCCGCTTTGGACTTGGTGCGATCAAAGGCTTTAGTAAGACCGCTGCAAATGGCATCGTAGAAGAGCGTGAAAAGAATGGTCCTTTTATGGATATATACGATTTCTTTGAAAGGACTGACAGTCGAATAGCCACCAAGAAAGTCTGCGAAGCATTGGTACTAAGTGGGGGATTCGACTCATTTGACTCATTCAAGAGAGAAGACTTCTTCGCTACAAGTGAGCATAAAGATGAGACTTTCTTAGACAGACTAATCCGCTTTGCACAGCGGAGTCAAGCTGAGAAGGCTCAGGCTCAGAATTCGCTATTTGGGGTTGAAGAGTTTCAAGCAATGGCAAAGCCTACCTTGGACGTCAAGGGCGAGCCGTGGAGTGATATAGAGCGACTGAATAAAGAAAAGGAGCTACTGGGATTTTATCTCACAGCATCTCCACTTGATCCGTATGGCATAGCCTTAAAGTACAAGTGTAACATGCGGTGTTCTGATCTATCAGGAAATATGATGGAATTTGCCGGCAAAGAAGTAACTTTCGGCGGCATCGTGACTGGATACAGAGAGATGACGACGAGGAAAGGTCACCCTGCGGGATTCATTAAGATTCAGGACTACAACGGAGAGGGTGAGCTAGCTCTTTTCGGTGAGCAATTCCCGAAGTTTTCACATTATGGAAAGGAAGGATTATTTCTATACGTAACAGCAGATGCAGAGATGGGCTACAGCAGAGATCGGGTGTACCTAAAGATCAGATCAATATCATTATTGAATGAGATGCATGAGACACTCACGAAAGAGCTCAGAATTACACTACCGGAATGGAGCGTGACAGAGGAGTTTTATAATGAGATCGTCCCAGATCTTTTAGAATTACCACCAGGCAAGGTGGATATCATATTTACAATATATGATCCAAAATCAAGGGTTCACTTGAATATGGACTCGGCTAGGTTACAAAATGTGTCCATTCCTATCAGATTACTCGAAAAATTATCTATCTTTGAGGAGAATGGCGTGAAATTTGAGATACAGTAG
- the trxA gene encoding thioredoxin: protein MAFEFTDANVKEEMGKDLPMVIDFWAPWCGPCRMITPIIEELAGEYEGRVKIGKLNVDENNDTSVEYGVRNIPTILFIKNGEVVERKVGAQSKASIVEAIEKLL from the coding sequence ATGGCATTTGAATTTACAGACGCGAACGTCAAAGAAGAGATGGGTAAAGACCTTCCAATGGTGATTGATTTTTGGGCTCCTTGGTGTGGTCCTTGTCGTATGATCACTCCTATCATTGAAGAACTCGCTGGAGAGTATGAGGGACGTGTGAAGATCGGCAAGCTTAACGTTGATGAGAATAATGATACATCAGTTGAGTATGGTGTGCGTAATATCCCAACCATTCTCTTTATTAAGAATGGCGAGGTTGTAGAGCGTAAGGTTGGTGCTCAAAGCAAAGCTTCAATCGTTGAGGCAATTGAAAAACTACTATAA
- a CDS encoding GNAT family N-acetyltransferase, translated as MEDNNKYKFCWYDAEEKLSTKEQERVVKFLYTALGRFRDNAEEIQKAIDYALKKVPSFGGFIGILREDDDIVGATVVIATGMNGYIPSYILVYIAVDESKRGAGLGKSIIQEIIKKTNGGIALHVEPDNPAKNLYERMGFTNKYLEMRYTHTDEK; from the coding sequence ATGGAAGACAATAATAAATACAAATTCTGCTGGTACGACGCAGAAGAAAAACTAAGTACCAAAGAACAAGAAAGGGTAGTAAAATTTCTCTATACAGCACTTGGACGTTTTAGAGATAATGCAGAGGAAATCCAAAAAGCCATCGATTATGCGCTAAAAAAAGTACCTTCCTTTGGTGGATTTATAGGAATCCTACGGGAGGATGATGACATCGTAGGTGCGACGGTCGTAATCGCCACTGGAATGAACGGATATATCCCTTCATACATCCTAGTTTATATTGCTGTAGATGAAAGTAAACGAGGAGCAGGACTCGGGAAAAGTATCATTCAAGAAATTATCAAGAAAACGAATGGCGGTATTGCACTTCATGTGGAACCTGATAACCCGGCTAAGAATCTTTATGAAAGAATGGGCTTTACCAACAAATATCTCGAAATGAGATATACACACACTGATGAAAAATAA
- a CDS encoding alanine racemase — protein MAVITLDRNRLKHNFNYLEKQFQEKHIEWAVVSKLLCGNKLFLKELLKIGVEQFCDSRISNLKYIKELQPKARTCYIKPPAADIIPDIVKYADCSLNTEERTIKLLSQEAKRQNKVHKVLIALELGELREGVMGEELITFYRHVFEMDNIEVIGLAANLSCLYGVLPTPDKLIQLVLYSQLLEATFNKSLKYISGGSSVSIPLLLNGSLPKGINHFRVGETLFFGTNVYTGELLEEMEHTVFQLYANLLEVSKKPMSPNGEFGTNLEGESFEVDESLLGKESIRGIIDVGILDVDVNQISFVDPNIKVSGVTSDMMVLDLGTNPKGYKSGDKIVISLNYMSTLRLMNSNYVDKMVIG, from the coding sequence ATGGCAGTAATAACACTTGACCGAAATAGGCTCAAGCACAATTTTAATTATCTAGAGAAGCAGTTTCAAGAGAAACATATAGAATGGGCTGTCGTCTCTAAGCTATTATGTGGCAACAAGCTATTTCTCAAAGAGCTACTGAAGATCGGGGTGGAGCAGTTTTGCGACTCCAGAATAAGTAATCTTAAGTATATCAAGGAATTACAACCTAAAGCCCGAACCTGCTATATCAAACCTCCTGCAGCTGACATCATACCAGACATTGTTAAATATGCCGATTGTAGTCTAAATACGGAGGAGCGAACAATTAAATTGCTCTCGCAGGAAGCAAAGAGGCAAAATAAGGTACACAAGGTCCTTATAGCCTTAGAGTTAGGCGAACTCCGTGAGGGCGTGATGGGAGAGGAATTAATTACTTTCTATCGTCATGTTTTTGAAATGGATAATATAGAGGTTATTGGATTAGCCGCTAATTTATCCTGTCTATATGGGGTATTACCTACTCCTGATAAGCTCATTCAGTTAGTCTTATACTCACAGCTACTTGAGGCTACATTCAATAAGTCACTAAAGTATATCTCAGGTGGTAGCTCAGTGTCCATTCCCTTACTTCTCAATGGAAGCTTACCGAAGGGGATTAATCACTTTAGAGTGGGCGAAACGCTCTTCTTTGGCACAAACGTGTACACAGGAGAACTCCTTGAGGAGATGGAGCATACAGTATTCCAACTTTATGCAAATCTCTTAGAAGTTTCTAAGAAGCCGATGTCACCCAATGGTGAGTTTGGAACAAACCTAGAGGGCGAATCTTTTGAGGTAGATGAATCTCTTTTGGGAAAAGAAAGCATCAGGGGGATTATTGATGTCGGGATATTGGATGTGGATGTGAATCAAATCTCATTCGTGGATCCAAATATTAAGGTGTCTGGCGTGACTTCTGATATGATGGTATTAGACTTAGGAACCAACCCTAAAGGATATAAATCTGGAGACAAAATTGTCATCTCGCTTAACTATATGAGTACGTTGAGGCTGATGAACTCGAACTACGTGGACAAGATGGTTATAGGATAA